Proteins co-encoded in one Candidatus Poribacteria bacterium genomic window:
- a CDS encoding endonuclease MutS2 — protein MLDSVEKALEYDKIRALLKKYTASQLGTARVDTLAPSCDVDKVRYLLTVCSETKFFHQIYGGIPLNGLKDIRKSLTHAAKIGALLDAEELLDIRKVAQIPEDIYRAFKKREREEFPNLFAIVDALPVFPELVEAISHCIDADGVLLDRASPELRTIRRQLSRLRENIHQKLEATLRSPEYQKAIQEQVITSRNNRYVIPIKQEARSSFRGVVQGQSTSGATFFVEPLDIVQMNNALHEAAEAEQREIRRILLELTDRVRDHLHELELSLDLLAEFDFLNAKARFSLALDAVEPKLNTRGIVKLIEARHPLLEFHLQNADKSSLDSDRSVDLPACVIPTNIHIGKTFNTLIITGPNTGGKTVVLKTVGLLTLMAQSGLHIPAEHGSQIAIFDHVFADIGDDQGIEQSLSTFSSHITKIAEMLRKIEHSEHALVLLDEIGAGTDPSEGTALGMALLDWLGERQVNTIVTTHYGALKAYAHTQQSMENASMEFDWTTLRPTYRLQIGIPGSSNAIKIASQLGIPSEILDEAQTHLGNNNVAVEDLLVRLQQTQDKLETERALLHDKIQETEVASQKHTQLLQTLEAERDTLKQQAEREARDIVNNARKTVEKLVADIRKQQASKASIRNAFSKIEVAKKSLKKEPPKKQSNPPKFKVNVGDKVRVKKLNRFGEVTAIKPRGKTPLQILVGNMQMQAAYHEIDAVHPKQETSHLSTSVLDIQYSKSNTISSELNIRGLLVKEALDLTDKYLDDAYLAGLPTVRILHGKGTGALRKAVHDELRENPRVTNYQLAPLSQGGEGVTVVTFKE, from the coding sequence GTGTTAGATAGTGTTGAAAAAGCATTAGAATACGACAAAATTCGCGCACTTCTGAAAAAGTACACCGCTTCTCAACTCGGGACAGCGCGTGTTGATACCCTTGCGCCGTCTTGTGATGTCGATAAAGTTCGCTATCTGCTCACAGTGTGCAGTGAAACGAAATTCTTTCATCAAATTTACGGCGGAATCCCGCTAAATGGTTTAAAGGATATCCGAAAATCGCTAACCCATGCTGCGAAGATAGGGGCACTTTTAGATGCTGAAGAACTTCTCGATATCCGAAAAGTGGCACAGATTCCCGAAGACATCTATCGCGCCTTCAAGAAACGCGAGCGAGAAGAGTTTCCCAACCTCTTTGCTATTGTTGACGCGCTGCCGGTGTTTCCAGAATTAGTTGAAGCAATTAGCCATTGTATCGATGCTGACGGTGTCTTGCTGGATCGCGCAAGCCCTGAGTTACGCACCATCCGTCGCCAATTGTCGCGTCTTCGTGAAAATATACACCAAAAACTGGAAGCGACACTGCGCTCACCGGAATACCAAAAAGCAATTCAGGAGCAGGTCATCACCTCCCGAAACAATCGGTATGTCATTCCAATAAAGCAGGAAGCGCGATCCTCTTTCCGTGGCGTCGTTCAGGGACAATCCACAAGCGGTGCCACCTTTTTTGTAGAACCCTTGGACATCGTGCAGATGAACAATGCACTCCATGAAGCCGCTGAAGCCGAACAACGTGAAATTCGACGTATCCTCCTCGAACTCACTGATCGCGTGCGCGACCACTTACACGAATTGGAACTATCTCTTGATCTGTTAGCCGAGTTTGACTTTTTGAACGCGAAGGCGCGTTTTAGTCTCGCATTAGACGCTGTTGAACCGAAACTGAATACCCGCGGTATTGTTAAATTGATTGAAGCGCGGCATCCGTTATTGGAGTTTCATCTTCAGAATGCGGATAAGTCAAGTCTCGATTCGGATAGAAGCGTGGATCTACCAGCGTGTGTTATTCCGACAAACATTCATATCGGCAAAACGTTCAATACACTCATCATCACGGGTCCAAATACGGGTGGAAAAACGGTTGTGCTTAAAACCGTTGGGCTATTGACGCTCATGGCGCAGTCTGGCTTACATATTCCAGCAGAACACGGGAGTCAGATCGCTATCTTCGACCATGTATTCGCTGACATTGGCGATGATCAAGGCATAGAGCAGAGTCTGAGTACCTTCTCTTCACACATCACGAAAATTGCGGAAATGCTTAGGAAAATTGAGCATTCCGAACATGCGCTTGTGTTGCTGGACGAGATTGGGGCTGGAACAGATCCCAGCGAGGGGACGGCACTCGGTATGGCACTCCTTGATTGGCTCGGCGAAAGACAAGTTAATACCATTGTCACGACGCATTATGGCGCACTCAAAGCGTATGCACATACACAACAAAGCATGGAAAACGCTTCAATGGAGTTTGACTGGACAACCCTGCGTCCGACCTATCGACTACAGATAGGTATACCCGGAAGTAGCAATGCCATAAAAATTGCCTCGCAACTCGGAATCCCCTCTGAAATTCTTGATGAAGCGCAGACGCATTTAGGGAATAATAACGTGGCTGTCGAAGATCTTCTCGTGCGGTTGCAGCAAACACAAGATAAATTGGAAACAGAACGAGCACTCCTGCACGATAAGATTCAAGAAACTGAGGTCGCATCCCAGAAACATACACAACTCCTTCAAACCCTTGAAGCAGAGCGAGATACCTTAAAACAGCAGGCTGAGCGTGAGGCGCGCGACATTGTTAACAACGCACGCAAAACCGTAGAGAAACTTGTCGCTGATATCCGTAAACAACAAGCCTCTAAAGCTAGTATCCGAAACGCTTTCTCAAAGATAGAGGTTGCCAAAAAATCGCTGAAGAAAGAACCCCCGAAAAAACAGTCCAACCCACCGAAATTTAAAGTTAACGTTGGTGATAAGGTCAGGGTCAAGAAACTCAACCGATTTGGAGAGGTCACCGCTATTAAACCGCGCGGTAAAACACCACTTCAGATTCTGGTCGGGAATATGCAGATGCAAGCCGCCTACCACGAAATAGATGCCGTACACCCAAAACAGGAAACATCACACCTTTCAACGTCTGTACTCGATATCCAATATAGTAAATCCAATACAATCAGTAGTGAGTTGAATATCCGAGGATTGCTTGTAAAAGAGGCATTAGACTTAACCGATAAGTATCTTGATGATGCGTATCTCGCGGGTCTTCCGACAGTTCGTATTCTTCACGGCAAAGGGACCGGCGCATTGCGAAAAGCCGTTCATGATGAGTTGCGTGAGAATCCACGTGTAACCAACTACCAGCTTGCCCCACTCAGCCAAGGCGGTGAGGGCGTAACCGTTGTTACATTCAAAGAGTGA
- a CDS encoding tetratricopeptide repeat protein — MARDQRLTKEEIQEDKFIEGLLKTYQFLKENLRTIIIVVGIVLIAVAGYAAYYQNQESRRAEATIALREATEAYRTAEQSLFDADKLAESEESLATAQTQLQQVFENYPNTAFADKARYQYASSLYYQGTYAEARSQFQQVIESHQPRNQIYSLYAQKAIGNTYEQEGNYQEAINAYQAKAFPPTPELSPEIRKFVLTEAKFNQAIVYEKSGDTEAARAAYKEIVDGFRTTLEAGLVQKSVEVIEDAKVVIAAIGEILDLSNAEKLENEKRYYDAYVAYADAIRTYKVNKDIQGGLSTELRKQIGTFEKEAMTIINNVQSARRADEEGRESSALYSYDLVVDLEKLGLSRRLYENALLHYKRLGSVQ, encoded by the coding sequence ATGGCACGAGACCAACGATTGACGAAAGAAGAGATCCAAGAAGATAAATTTATTGAAGGACTTCTGAAAACCTACCAGTTCCTTAAAGAGAATTTGCGAACCATTATCATTGTCGTAGGAATCGTCCTTATTGCTGTCGCCGGCTATGCGGCATATTATCAGAATCAAGAGAGTCGCCGTGCCGAGGCAACGATCGCACTGCGTGAAGCCACCGAAGCCTATCGAACCGCGGAACAGAGCCTTTTCGATGCAGATAAATTAGCAGAAAGTGAAGAATCTCTCGCAACCGCACAGACACAACTTCAACAAGTCTTTGAGAATTATCCGAATACCGCTTTTGCTGACAAGGCACGGTATCAATATGCGAGTTCACTCTATTATCAGGGCACGTACGCCGAAGCACGCTCACAATTCCAACAGGTCATTGAAAGCCATCAACCCAGAAATCAGATATACAGCCTGTACGCACAAAAGGCGATAGGCAATACCTACGAACAGGAAGGCAATTACCAGGAAGCCATTAATGCCTATCAAGCAAAAGCATTCCCGCCTACACCAGAACTTTCGCCAGAGATTCGGAAGTTCGTACTGACCGAAGCCAAATTTAATCAGGCGATTGTTTATGAAAAGTCAGGTGATACCGAGGCAGCGCGTGCCGCATATAAAGAGATCGTAGATGGGTTCCGGACGACACTTGAAGCAGGGCTTGTCCAAAAAAGCGTTGAGGTCATTGAGGACGCAAAAGTAGTTATTGCTGCCATCGGTGAAATATTGGATCTCTCAAATGCGGAAAAACTGGAAAACGAAAAGCGTTACTATGACGCTTATGTCGCGTATGCCGACGCGATTCGTACCTATAAGGTCAACAAAGACATTCAGGGCGGATTGTCTACGGAGCTCCGAAAGCAGATCGGAACTTTTGAAAAAGAGGCGATGACGATCATCAATAACGTTCAAAGTGCTCGTCGCGCTGACGAGGAAGGCAGAGAAAGCTCAGCACTCTACAGTTACGATCTGGTTGTTGATCTTGAAAAACTCGGGTTGAGCCGCCGCCTTTATGAGAATGCACTGCTCCATTACAAGCGTCTTGGATCTGTCCAGTAA
- a CDS encoding redoxin domain-containing protein: MADVGNAAPDFTLTGAVNQEDVEVSLSDYADKNLVVLFYPLAFSPVCAEQVPDFNESLSAIQAKGAEVIAINRDSTFAHKAWSEVLGGVDFPLLADMNLAVSKQFGMALEEVGITTRGVIIIDKSGNIAFKHVEAAPPDNTLSAEQVLGELDKLQ, encoded by the coding sequence ATGGCAGATGTAGGGAATGCTGCACCGGATTTCACACTTACAGGTGCAGTTAACCAAGAAGATGTTGAAGTTTCATTAAGCGACTACGCAGACAAAAATTTAGTAGTCCTTTTCTATCCACTCGCTTTTTCGCCGGTCTGTGCTGAACAGGTGCCAGATTTCAACGAAAGTTTGTCAGCAATTCAAGCCAAAGGTGCTGAAGTCATCGCAATCAATCGCGATTCAACGTTTGCCCATAAGGCATGGAGTGAGGTGCTCGGGGGTGTCGATTTCCCGCTCCTCGCCGATATGAACCTTGCCGTTTCTAAGCAGTTCGGTATGGCACTCGAAGAGGTCGGTATTACCACACGCGGTGTCATTATCATCGATAAGTCGGGAAATATCGCCTTCAAACACGTCGAAGCGGCGCCACCCGACAATACACTGTCTGCTGAGCAAGTCCTCGGCGAGTTGGACAAATTGCAATAG
- a CDS encoding DUF1080 domain-containing protein produces MDLMKSRFALFLMCLSLYIVPFATAEEHVWTFDNDASDWTPANGSWEVEEGVYKQTMRYGEAQKALVNGVEWTDHTLEAKVRVDDGHWGGIVFRAQNEFEYYVYLICPKENKSELWRHKRSTAFKDGFEARDEIEHDIEPIGLTITRNEWFTLRVTIEGGRIAVAINDIEQGVFFDDTYPVGKVGVWTWDTQASFDDVTVNGSTTASLTAIEPRGKLAVSWAALKRK; encoded by the coding sequence ATGGACCTTATGAAAAGCCGATTCGCACTTTTTTTGATGTGCCTCAGTCTCTATATCGTTCCTTTTGCGACGGCTGAAGAACACGTTTGGACCTTTGACAACGATGCTTCCGATTGGACCCCGGCGAATGGCAGTTGGGAAGTCGAAGAAGGTGTATACAAACAAACGATGCGCTATGGTGAAGCACAAAAGGCGTTGGTTAACGGGGTAGAATGGACCGACCACACGCTGGAAGCAAAGGTCCGTGTGGATGATGGGCACTGGGGCGGTATCGTCTTCCGTGCTCAAAATGAATTTGAGTACTATGTGTACCTCATCTGCCCGAAAGAGAACAAGTCTGAGTTGTGGCGGCATAAGCGCAGCACCGCCTTTAAGGACGGGTTCGAAGCACGCGATGAAATCGAACACGACATTGAACCTATTGGGCTTACGATTACGCGCAACGAATGGTTCACACTCCGCGTCACGATTGAGGGCGGTCGCATCGCAGTCGCCATTAATGATATAGAACAGGGCGTCTTTTTTGATGATACGTATCCGGTTGGGAAAGTCGGCGTCTGGACGTGGGATACCCAAGCCAGTTTCGATGATGTCACTGTGAACGGCTCCACGACTGCTTCATTGACGGCAATTGAACCCAGAGGGAAACTCGCGGTGTCGTGGGCAGCGTTAAAAAGAAAATAA
- a CDS encoding LamG domain-containing protein — MMCYNIFDLFTYAGGNTTRVLYSRESTRVELQFEPKKERLTMRVKVYYICAVLLMLSLSAPAVFADPGAQADELLGWWLFESEKDEIGNWDDMDLHGAELKGGQLIVETGKWAHALEYSGPDIEEKTLMTWVALDSLAATKGSALTLDKATEDQFNAVVYAERQPNQWMSGSSWFHRTEDFPKAHNEKKEGEMVYLAFTYEDKGGTYKITGYRNGKSLGSYEKGEIKTWPTGDAEIIWGKRHTNGLGGPGDLNAHIEESRIYAVALTEAEVNGMEPESLDVVPQGKLATQWAKLKRK, encoded by the coding sequence ATGATGTGTTATAATATATTTGATTTATTCACCTATGCGGGTGGCAATACGACCCGTGTGCTGTACTCAAGAGAATCTACCCGCGTTGAACTCCAATTTGAACCGAAAAAGGAGCGATTGACAATGAGAGTAAAAGTCTATTACATCTGTGCCGTCCTGCTGATGTTGAGCCTCTCAGCGCCCGCAGTTTTCGCAGATCCAGGTGCCCAAGCAGATGAGCTACTTGGGTGGTGGTTATTTGAGAGCGAAAAAGACGAGATTGGTAACTGGGACGATATGGATCTCCACGGTGCCGAACTCAAAGGCGGTCAGTTAATTGTTGAGACTGGGAAATGGGCACACGCACTCGAATACAGCGGACCCGATATCGAAGAGAAGACTTTGATGACATGGGTTGCTCTGGACAGCCTCGCCGCAACGAAAGGCTCAGCACTCACGTTAGATAAAGCGACAGAAGACCAGTTCAATGCCGTCGTCTATGCCGAGCGTCAACCGAATCAATGGATGTCTGGAAGCAGTTGGTTCCATCGCACGGAGGACTTCCCAAAAGCGCACAATGAAAAGAAAGAAGGCGAAATGGTCTACTTAGCCTTCACTTACGAAGATAAGGGTGGAACTTACAAGATTACCGGATACCGCAACGGCAAGAGCCTTGGAAGTTATGAAAAGGGTGAGATCAAAACCTGGCCCACAGGTGATGCTGAAATAATTTGGGGAAAACGGCATACAAACGGACTGGGGGGTCCTGGAGATCTCAACGCACACATTGAAGAATCCCGAATCTACGCCGTCGCGTTGACTGAAGCTGAAGTTAACGGAATGGAACCCGAGAGTCTCGATGTTGTACCGCAAGGGAAACTCGCGACGCAATGGGCAAAGCTTAAAAGGAAATAG